The following proteins are encoded in a genomic region of Variovorax paradoxus:
- a CDS encoding DNA alkylation repair protein — protein MDAVAALAPVDRLKTRKGAFRIALIPPEVLRALNDGLLETVNLNEFLALELPQLARRVAGHIGLDPASERLLDTLAMLGVFKPMQRHGHIARALYDMAALHAERDAVAHRLATHASDVARCWAAQWVTLSGLPLAAQLEAVRRFAADPHFGVREIAWMAVRDAVIGSLDESIALLQPWAADADPNIRRFASELTRPRGVWCAQIEALKAEPWRALPLLEPLRADASRYVQNSVANWLNDASKTQPEWVDRLCARWTAESDSPATRYIAKRALRTLAKQA, from the coding sequence ATGGACGCTGTCGCAGCCCTTGCCCCGGTCGATCGCCTGAAGACGCGCAAGGGTGCGTTCCGCATCGCGCTCATTCCGCCCGAGGTGCTGCGCGCGCTGAATGACGGGTTGCTCGAAACCGTCAACCTCAACGAATTCCTGGCGCTCGAACTGCCGCAACTCGCGCGCAGGGTCGCAGGCCATATCGGCCTCGATCCGGCGAGCGAGCGGCTGCTGGACACGCTGGCCATGCTCGGCGTCTTCAAGCCGATGCAGCGGCACGGCCACATTGCGCGGGCGCTCTACGACATGGCGGCGCTGCATGCCGAGCGCGATGCCGTCGCGCACCGGCTCGCCACGCACGCGAGCGACGTGGCGCGCTGCTGGGCCGCGCAGTGGGTCACGCTGTCGGGCCTGCCACTGGCAGCGCAGCTCGAAGCCGTGCGCCGCTTTGCCGCCGACCCGCACTTCGGCGTGCGCGAAATCGCCTGGATGGCCGTGCGCGACGCGGTCATCGGCTCGCTCGACGAGTCGATCGCGCTGTTGCAGCCGTGGGCGGCCGACGCCGATCCGAACATCCGCCGCTTTGCCAGCGAACTCACGCGTCCGCGGGGCGTGTGGTGCGCGCAGATCGAGGCGCTCAAGGCCGAACCCTGGCGCGCGTTGCCGCTCCTCGAGCCGCTGCGGGCCGATGCCAGCCGCTACGTGCAGAACTCGGTGGCCAACTGGCTCAACGACGCGAGCAAGACCCAGCCCGAGTGGGTCGACCGGCTCTGCGCGCGCTGGACGGCCGAATCGGACAGCCCAGCAACCCGCTACATCGCCAAGCGGGCGCTGCGAACGCTGGCCAAGCAGGCATGA
- the coaD gene encoding pantetheine-phosphate adenylyltransferase yields MASNVIAVYPGTFDPITLGHEDVVRRATQLFSKVIVAVAAGHHKKALFTLPERMEMAREAVKPYSDQVTVESFSGLLRDFVVARGGKAMVRGLRAVTDFDYEFQLAGMNRSLMPDVETVFLTPSDKYQFISSTFVREIAMLGGEVHKFVSPDVETHLTAKVRSLRE; encoded by the coding sequence ATGGCCAGCAACGTGATCGCGGTTTATCCCGGCACTTTCGATCCCATCACCCTCGGCCACGAGGATGTGGTGCGGCGTGCAACCCAGCTTTTTTCCAAGGTCATCGTCGCGGTTGCGGCGGGCCACCACAAGAAGGCGCTGTTCACCTTGCCCGAGCGCATGGAGATGGCGCGCGAGGCCGTGAAGCCCTACAGCGACCAGGTCACGGTCGAGAGCTTTTCGGGCTTGCTGCGCGACTTCGTGGTGGCGCGCGGCGGCAAGGCCATGGTGCGCGGCCTGCGCGCCGTGACCGACTTCGACTACGAGTTTCAGCTGGCGGGCATGAACCGCTCGCTGATGCCCGATGTGGAGACCGTGTTCCTGACGCCCAGCGACAAGTACCAGTTCATCTCGAGCACCTTCGTGCGCGAAATCGCCATGCTCGGCGGCGAAGTCCACAAGTTCGTTTCGCCCGATGTGGAAACGCATTTGACGGCCAAAGTGCGCAGCCTTCGTGAATAG
- a CDS encoding LysE/ArgO family amino acid transporter, with protein sequence MVTAQITTAFANGLFMSLVLIVAIGAQNAYVLRQGLRREHVSAVVLFCAVSDAVLITAGVAGMAQALQGRPAVATALAALGALFLGAYGGRALWRSRQAGALHAAPQGASLSRAAVLAQAAGFTLLNPHVYLDTVLLVGSTGAQYGGSLKAWFVAGSALASALWFSALGFGARWLAPMFARPRAWQVLDALIGGTMLVLAALLARRALLGA encoded by the coding sequence ATGGTCACCGCACAAATCACCACCGCATTCGCCAACGGGCTCTTCATGAGCCTGGTGCTCATCGTCGCGATCGGCGCGCAGAACGCGTACGTGCTGCGTCAAGGATTGCGGCGCGAGCATGTGAGCGCCGTGGTGCTGTTCTGCGCGGTGAGCGATGCGGTCCTGATCACGGCCGGCGTCGCCGGGATGGCGCAGGCGCTCCAAGGGCGGCCCGCCGTGGCCACTGCGCTCGCGGCGCTTGGTGCGCTGTTCCTGGGTGCGTATGGTGGGCGCGCACTGTGGCGTTCGCGGCAGGCGGGCGCGCTCCATGCCGCGCCACAGGGCGCGTCGCTCTCGCGTGCCGCCGTGCTGGCGCAGGCGGCGGGCTTCACGCTGCTGAATCCGCATGTGTACCTCGACACCGTGCTGCTGGTGGGCAGCACCGGCGCCCAGTACGGCGGTTCGCTCAAGGCCTGGTTCGTCGCGGGTTCGGCGCTTGCCAGCGCGCTGTGGTTCTCGGCGCTGGGCTTTGGTGCGCGCTGGCTGGCCCCGATGTTCGCGCGTCCGCGTGCCTGGCAGGTGCTCGACGCGCTGATCGGCGGCACGATGCTCGTGCTTGCCGCGCTGCTGGCACGGCGCGCTCTTCTGGGGGCGTAG
- a CDS encoding Mpo1 family 2-hydroxy fatty acid dioxygenase, translated as MMHTADAPLAAGDRKVDRLLAHYGESHRHPTNELIHFAAIPAIMLSIVGLLFALHPWVAYGFVAASLVYYATLRSPAFLVTMLIGTALVLAVVHAMGSLVLPVSAAIFVVAWVFQFIGHKVEGRKPSFFEDIQYLWVGPLFVLSRLFVRLGIRW; from the coding sequence ATGATGCACACCGCCGACGCGCCCTTGGCAGCGGGCGACCGCAAAGTCGACCGGCTGCTGGCCCACTATGGCGAAAGCCATCGCCATCCGACCAACGAGCTGATTCACTTCGCCGCGATCCCGGCGATCATGCTGAGCATCGTCGGCCTGCTGTTTGCGCTGCATCCCTGGGTGGCCTACGGCTTCGTGGCGGCGAGCCTGGTTTACTACGCCACCCTTCGCTCCCCGGCGTTTCTGGTCACCATGCTGATTGGCACGGCCCTGGTGCTGGCCGTGGTTCATGCCATGGGAAGCCTTGTACTGCCGGTTTCCGCCGCCATCTTCGTGGTGGCATGGGTTTTCCAGTTCATCGGCCACAAGGTCGAGGGCAGGAAACCTTCGTTCTTCGAAGACATCCAATACCTCTGGGTGGGGCCCCTGTTCGTACTCTCGCGGCTGTTTGTGCGGCTGGGTATCCGCTGGTAA
- a CDS encoding RsmD family RNA methyltransferase, producing the protein MPQKKAAAAKRPASPPPPSSPRAKSRPSEVRIIGGRWKRTRLSVADKPGLRPTPDRVRETLFNWLASIAGAGGGELPGWHCVDAFAGTGALGLEAASRGAASVLLCEQDAALVAQLQAAKSKLSAEAVRVERGNGLTALERVAAGTLDAVFLDPPFDSTALYEPSLRAAARAVKAGGTIYLEAPRHWTDEELAAVGLVGFRYLKAGAVHAHLLRQAANGTA; encoded by the coding sequence ATGCCCCAGAAGAAAGCCGCAGCCGCCAAGCGTCCCGCCTCACCGCCACCACCCTCGTCGCCCCGAGCGAAATCGCGGCCGAGTGAGGTGCGCATCATCGGAGGGCGATGGAAGCGCACGCGCCTTTCCGTGGCCGACAAGCCAGGCCTGCGGCCCACACCCGACCGCGTGCGCGAGACGCTGTTCAACTGGCTTGCAAGCATCGCTGGGGCGGGTGGCGGCGAATTGCCGGGCTGGCATTGCGTCGACGCATTCGCGGGCACCGGCGCCCTGGGGCTGGAGGCCGCTTCGCGCGGCGCCGCGAGCGTGCTGCTGTGCGAACAAGACGCCGCGCTGGTGGCGCAGTTGCAGGCCGCAAAAAGCAAGCTCTCGGCCGAGGCCGTGCGCGTCGAGCGCGGCAACGGACTTACCGCGCTCGAACGCGTTGCTGCAGGCACCCTGGATGCCGTCTTTCTCGACCCGCCATTCGACAGTACCGCCCTCTATGAGCCGTCGCTGCGCGCTGCCGCCCGGGCCGTGAAAGCCGGAGGCACCATCTACCTGGAAGCGCCGAGGCATTGGACCGACGAGGAGCTTGCTGCCGTCGGTCTTGTTGGTTTTCGTTACCTAAAGGCAGGCGCCGTGCATGCGCATCTGCTGCGGCAGGCTGCAAACGGGACTGCATAA
- a CDS encoding LysR family transcriptional regulator ArgP, protein MLDYAALNALAAVVREGSFERAARALNVTPSAVSQRVKLLEERTGGALLVRGQPCVATEAGQQLCRHFERVGMLEHELRDALPALGMGGNERERVTVRVAVNADSLATWFMAAASAFAKQEESALLDLTVDDQDHTAERLRSGTVLAAVTALAQPVAGCNSEALGTMHYVAAASPEFVRRYFAKGVGARTLAHGPSLVFDRKDRLQARWVRRICHRSIETPRHWLPSAHGFLEAARAGMGWGMLPASMAADAMRAGELVELVPGSALQVPLYWQQARAAPQLLERLRAAVRAAAASGAHALR, encoded by the coding sequence ATGCTCGACTACGCCGCCCTGAACGCATTGGCCGCCGTGGTGCGCGAAGGCAGTTTCGAGCGCGCGGCCCGCGCTCTGAATGTCACGCCGTCGGCGGTCTCCCAGCGCGTGAAGCTGCTCGAGGAGCGCACGGGCGGCGCGCTGCTGGTGCGCGGCCAGCCGTGCGTGGCCACGGAGGCCGGCCAACAGCTCTGCCGCCACTTCGAGCGCGTCGGCATGCTGGAGCACGAGCTGCGCGACGCGCTGCCCGCCCTCGGCATGGGAGGCAACGAGCGCGAGCGCGTCACGGTGCGGGTGGCGGTGAACGCCGACAGCCTGGCCACCTGGTTCATGGCGGCCGCCTCGGCCTTTGCGAAGCAGGAAGAATCCGCCCTGCTCGACCTGACCGTGGACGACCAGGACCACACCGCCGAACGCCTGCGAAGCGGCACCGTGCTGGCCGCGGTCACGGCGTTGGCGCAGCCGGTGGCCGGCTGCAACAGCGAGGCGCTGGGCACCATGCACTACGTGGCGGCCGCAAGCCCGGAGTTCGTGCGCCGGTATTTCGCCAAGGGCGTGGGTGCGCGCACATTGGCCCATGGGCCAAGCCTGGTGTTCGACCGCAAGGACCGGTTGCAGGCACGCTGGGTGCGGCGCATCTGCCACCGCAGCATCGAGACACCGCGGCACTGGCTGCCCTCGGCACATGGTTTCCTTGAAGCGGCGCGCGCCGGCATGGGCTGGGGCATGCTTCCCGCCAGCATGGCGGCCGATGCGATGCGCGCGGGCGAACTGGTGGAGCTGGTGCCCGGCTCGGCGTTGCAGGTGCCGCTCTACTGGCAGCAGGCGCGCGCGGCGCCGCAGCTCCTGGAACGCCTCAGGGCCGCGGTGCGTGCGGCCGCTGCAAGCGGCGCGCACGCCCTGCGCTGA
- a CDS encoding M16 family metallopeptidase, whose translation MTTMKKMLRPALFAVVAAVAGAAQAALPIEHWTLASGARIYLVSTQALPIVDVQIDFDAGSRRDPAAQAGLAGVSATMVEKGVRAGKNGEPALDENALGEAWADLGAEFNASAGTDRASYSLRTLSDPALLAKVVTLASREIGEPAFPDDIWQRERERINASLKEANTKPATIAGRAFAQGVYGSHPYGQEVTEATLARIDTAAMRQRYQQLVMPCRAKLSIVGAVTRAEAEAMATALLSRLPGPEACTPLPAIAPVAALTAPKDERIPFASAQAHVWIGQPGYPRKDPDHFALTLGNYVLGGGGFVSRLTNEVREKRGLAYSVYSGFAPGLDAGAFRVGFQTRPDQAEEAVKVSRNVLAKFVAEGPTAAELKAAKDNLIGGFPLLLDSNRKLIGNVANIAWHDLPLDYLDTWTARMNAVTAAEVRAAFARKLQPERMVTVVVGGK comes from the coding sequence ATGACCACAATGAAAAAAATGCTTCGTCCCGCGCTGTTCGCCGTCGTTGCCGCCGTGGCGGGCGCCGCGCAAGCCGCGCTCCCCATCGAGCACTGGACCCTCGCGAGCGGCGCCAGGATCTACCTTGTGTCGACCCAGGCGCTACCCATCGTCGATGTGCAGATCGATTTCGACGCCGGCAGCCGGCGCGACCCGGCGGCCCAGGCCGGCCTCGCCGGCGTGAGCGCGACCATGGTCGAGAAGGGCGTGCGCGCCGGCAAGAACGGCGAGCCCGCGCTCGACGAGAACGCACTGGGTGAAGCCTGGGCCGACCTGGGCGCCGAGTTCAACGCCAGCGCCGGCACCGATCGCGCCAGCTACTCGCTGCGCACCCTGTCCGACCCGGCGCTGCTGGCCAAGGTCGTCACGCTCGCGTCACGCGAGATCGGCGAACCGGCCTTTCCCGACGACATCTGGCAGCGCGAGCGCGAGCGCATCAACGCGTCGCTGAAGGAGGCCAACACCAAGCCGGCAACCATTGCGGGCCGTGCCTTCGCGCAGGGCGTCTACGGCAGCCACCCCTACGGGCAGGAAGTCACCGAAGCCACGCTGGCGCGGATCGACACCGCGGCCATGCGGCAGCGCTACCAGCAGCTCGTCATGCCGTGCCGGGCCAAGCTCAGCATCGTCGGTGCCGTGACCCGCGCCGAGGCCGAAGCCATGGCCACCGCGCTGCTCTCGCGGCTGCCCGGCCCCGAGGCCTGCACGCCGCTGCCCGCCATCGCGCCGGTGGCCGCGCTGACGGCGCCGAAGGACGAGCGCATTCCGTTCGCTTCGGCCCAGGCCCATGTCTGGATCGGGCAACCCGGCTATCCGCGCAAGGACCCCGACCACTTCGCGCTCACGCTCGGCAACTACGTGCTGGGCGGCGGCGGCTTCGTCTCGCGGCTGACCAACGAAGTGCGCGAGAAGCGCGGCCTGGCCTACAGCGTCTACAGCGGCTTCGCGCCGGGGCTGGATGCGGGTGCGTTCCGCGTCGGCTTCCAGACGCGCCCCGACCAGGCCGAAGAGGCCGTGAAAGTCTCGCGCAATGTGCTCGCGAAGTTCGTGGCCGAAGGCCCGACCGCCGCCGAGCTCAAGGCTGCGAAGGACAACCTGATCGGCGGCTTCCCCCTCTTGCTGGACAGCAACCGCAAGCTCATCGGCAACGTGGCCAACATTGCCTGGCACGACCTGCCGCTCGACTACCTCGACACCTGGACCGCGCGCATGAACGCGGTCACCGCGGCCGAGGTCCGGGCCGCCTTTGCGCGCAAGCTGCAGCCCGAGCGCATGGTGACGGTGGTGGTGGGCGGCAAGTAG
- the ftsY gene encoding signal recognition particle-docking protein FtsY yields MFSFFKKKPPAESPAAPEPSPVAEPAPAPAPEAAPARSVFSPSSWFGSKPAAEEPAPPPPVAPAPSMPPVVAPPPPLPAAVPAAAPLAPAAMPVPVPTPAPTQPPAPLPPPPPAAAPVAEAAMPAERKGWFDKLKTGLRKTGTGIQAVFVNAQIDEALYEELESALLMADTGVKATEFLLDDLRGRVKRQMATDAAQVKRLLADAITDLLQPLEKPLVIGQFSPTVIMVAGVNGAGKTTSIGKLTKHLASEGASVLLAAADTFRAAAREQLLVWADRNTVEIVSQEGGDPSAVSFDAVTAGKARGKDVVLVDTAGRLPTQLHLMDELKKIKRVVTKADASAPHEVLLVIDGNTGQNALAQVKAFDETLGLTGLVVTKLDGTAKGGVLCAIARERPIPVYFIGVGEKLEDLETFNAREFALALLG; encoded by the coding sequence ATGTTCAGTTTCTTCAAGAAAAAACCGCCCGCAGAATCTCCCGCCGCACCGGAGCCCTCCCCGGTAGCCGAGCCGGCACCGGCCCCGGCCCCCGAGGCTGCGCCCGCGCGTTCGGTGTTCTCGCCGTCGAGCTGGTTCGGCTCGAAGCCGGCCGCGGAAGAACCCGCGCCGCCACCCCCGGTCGCACCTGCACCTTCAATGCCGCCCGTCGTGGCGCCACCACCTCCGCTGCCTGCCGCTGTTCCAGCTGCGGCGCCCCTCGCACCAGCCGCCATGCCAGTGCCGGTGCCGACGCCTGCTCCCACCCAGCCGCCGGCCCCACTGCCGCCGCCCCCGCCCGCCGCAGCGCCCGTGGCCGAGGCCGCCATGCCTGCCGAGCGCAAGGGTTGGTTCGACAAGCTCAAGACCGGCCTGCGCAAGACCGGCACCGGCATCCAGGCGGTGTTCGTCAACGCGCAGATCGACGAAGCGCTGTACGAAGAGCTCGAATCGGCCCTGCTGATGGCCGACACCGGCGTCAAGGCTACCGAGTTCCTGCTCGACGACCTGCGGGGCCGCGTCAAGCGCCAGATGGCGACCGACGCCGCGCAGGTCAAGCGGCTGCTGGCCGACGCCATCACCGATCTGCTCCAGCCGCTCGAAAAACCGCTCGTCATCGGCCAGTTCTCGCCGACGGTGATCATGGTGGCCGGCGTCAACGGCGCGGGCAAGACCACCTCGATCGGCAAGCTCACCAAGCACCTGGCCAGCGAGGGCGCCTCGGTGCTGCTCGCCGCGGCCGACACCTTCCGGGCGGCGGCGCGCGAGCAGCTGCTGGTCTGGGCCGACCGCAACACGGTCGAGATCGTGAGCCAGGAAGGCGGCGACCCCTCCGCCGTGAGCTTCGACGCGGTCACCGCCGGCAAGGCGCGCGGCAAGGACGTGGTGCTGGTCGACACCGCGGGCCGCCTGCCGACGCAGCTGCACCTGATGGACGAGCTCAAGAAGATCAAGCGCGTGGTCACCAAGGCCGACGCCTCGGCGCCGCACGAGGTGCTGCTGGTGATCGACGGCAACACCGGCCAGAACGCCCTGGCACAGGTCAAGGCCTTCGACGAAACGCTGGGCCTCACCGGCCTGGTCGTGACCAAGCTCGACGGCACGGCCAAGGGCGGCGTGCTCTGCGCCATTGCGCGCGAGCGGCCGATCCCGGTTTACTTCATCGGCGTGGGCGAGAAGCTCGAAGACCTCGAAACCTTCAACGCGCGTGAATTCGCGCTGGCGCTGCTGGGCTGA
- a CDS encoding M16 family metallopeptidase encodes MKHPSPRRAASGAVLAMALSALWAMPAQAQSTPAPAVPSTSGSAAAAATAPQQFTLANGMTLLVLPDRRAPTAVQMVWVRVGSVDEVDGTSGVAHVLEHMMFKGTKTIKPGEFSRRVAALGGQENAFTTRDYTGYYQQIPVASLEQVMKLESDRFANNQWSDDEFKREIEVVKEERRMRTDDQPRALLGEQQNAAIFTASPYHRPVVGWMSDLDAMTPDDARDFFRRWYVPANAAVVVVGDVDVAKVRALAEKYYGSIPSRAVPARKPRSEPAQRGIRRIEFKAPAEQAYVSLAFRIPQLEALDAADSDVWALEVLSAVLDGYTGARLDRALTQGPGRVADSAGAYSGLAGRGPQLFTLVGVPANGKTAEAVEAALRAEVTRIAKEGVGEAELARVKTQWVASETYKRDSVMAQARELGSNWVQGLPLDTSARIIAKLQAVTPAQVQAVAARYFGDDQLTVATLRPLPPEAKPRGRGFAAPEGELR; translated from the coding sequence ATGAAACACCCCTCGCCACGCCGTGCTGCGTCTGGTGCGGTGCTGGCAATGGCGCTTTCGGCGCTGTGGGCCATGCCTGCTCAGGCCCAGTCCACTCCGGCTCCCGCCGTTCCATCCACCTCCGGTTCAGCTGCCGCAGCGGCAACCGCTCCGCAGCAGTTCACCCTTGCCAACGGCATGACGCTGCTGGTGCTGCCCGACAGGCGCGCGCCGACCGCGGTGCAGATGGTCTGGGTTCGCGTGGGCTCCGTCGACGAGGTCGACGGCACGTCGGGCGTGGCCCACGTGCTCGAGCACATGATGTTCAAGGGCACCAAGACCATCAAGCCGGGCGAGTTCTCGCGCCGCGTGGCGGCGCTGGGCGGGCAGGAAAACGCGTTCACCACGCGCGACTACACCGGCTACTACCAGCAGATTCCCGTGGCCAGCCTCGAGCAGGTCATGAAACTCGAGTCGGACCGCTTCGCCAACAACCAGTGGTCCGACGACGAGTTCAAGCGCGAGATCGAAGTGGTCAAGGAAGAGCGCCGCATGCGCACCGACGACCAGCCGCGCGCATTGCTTGGCGAGCAGCAGAACGCCGCGATCTTCACGGCCTCGCCCTACCACCGCCCCGTGGTCGGCTGGATGAGCGATCTCGACGCGATGACGCCCGACGACGCGCGCGACTTCTTCCGGCGCTGGTACGTACCCGCCAACGCCGCGGTGGTGGTGGTTGGCGACGTCGACGTGGCCAAGGTGCGTGCGCTGGCCGAGAAGTATTACGGCAGCATTCCCTCCCGCGCCGTGCCCGCGCGCAAGCCGCGCAGCGAGCCTGCGCAGCGCGGCATCCGCCGCATCGAGTTCAAGGCGCCGGCCGAGCAGGCCTACGTCTCGCTCGCGTTCCGCATTCCGCAGCTGGAGGCCCTCGATGCCGCCGACAGCGACGTGTGGGCGCTCGAGGTGCTGTCTGCCGTGCTCGACGGCTACACGGGCGCGCGGCTCGACCGGGCCTTGACCCAAGGCCCCGGCCGCGTGGCCGATTCGGCGGGTGCCTATTCGGGGCTGGCCGGCCGCGGGCCGCAGCTGTTCACGCTCGTGGGGGTTCCCGCGAACGGAAAAACGGCCGAGGCGGTCGAGGCGGCGCTGCGGGCCGAGGTGACGCGCATCGCGAAGGAAGGCGTGGGCGAGGCCGAACTCGCGCGCGTCAAGACGCAATGGGTGGCCAGCGAAACCTACAAGCGCGATTCAGTGATGGCGCAGGCCCGCGAGCTCGGCAGCAACTGGGTGCAGGGCCTGCCGCTGGACACCAGCGCGCGGATCATCGCCAAGCTGCAGGCCGTGACGCCGGCCCAGGTGCAGGCGGTGGCCGCCAGGTACTTCGGCGACGACCAGCTCACGGTGGCCACCTTGCGCCCCCTGCCACCGGAAGCCAAGCCCCGCGGCCGCGGTTTTGCAGCCCCCGAAGGCGAGCTGCGCTGA
- the rpoH gene encoding RNA polymerase sigma factor RpoH: protein MTTLSGASANQLAVANPWSMVPPLGNLDAYISAANRLPMLTLEEEQGFARRLRDNNDLEAAGALILSHLRLVVSISRQYLGYGLPHGDLIQEGNVGLMKAVKRFDPDQGVRLVSYAMHWIKAEIHEYILKNWRMVKVATTKAQRKLFFNLRSMKQGFKAESAAADNGTHRDTLSPDEVSQMATRLNVKPEEVLEMETRLSGGDVLLDPGPSDDGDEAFGPIAYLADATQEPTALLESQQRDRLSSDGIATALEALDDRSRRIVEERWLKVNDDGSGGMTLHDLAAVYGVSAERIRQIEVAAMKKMKKALADYA from the coding sequence ATGACCACGCTGTCTGGAGCCTCTGCCAACCAGCTCGCCGTCGCCAATCCATGGTCGATGGTGCCCCCGCTGGGCAACTTGGATGCTTATATTTCGGCCGCCAACCGCCTGCCGATGCTCACGCTCGAAGAAGAGCAGGGCTTCGCACGCCGTTTGCGCGACAACAACGACCTGGAAGCGGCGGGTGCGCTGATCCTCTCGCACCTGCGCCTCGTGGTGTCCATTTCCCGCCAGTACCTGGGTTACGGCCTGCCTCACGGCGACCTGATCCAGGAGGGCAATGTCGGTCTCATGAAGGCCGTGAAGCGTTTCGACCCCGACCAGGGCGTGCGGCTCGTGAGCTACGCCATGCACTGGATCAAGGCCGAGATTCACGAGTACATCCTGAAGAACTGGCGCATGGTCAAGGTCGCGACGACCAAGGCCCAGCGCAAGCTGTTCTTCAACCTGCGCTCGATGAAGCAGGGCTTCAAGGCCGAATCGGCCGCGGCCGACAACGGCACGCACCGCGACACGCTGAGCCCCGACGAAGTGTCGCAAATGGCGACCCGGCTCAACGTCAAACCCGAAGAAGTGCTCGAAATGGAAACCCGCCTGTCGGGCGGCGACGTGCTGCTCGATCCGGGTCCGTCGGACGACGGCGACGAAGCCTTCGGCCCGATCGCCTACCTGGCCGACGCCACGCAGGAGCCGACCGCCCTGCTCGAATCGCAGCAGCGCGACCGACTCTCGAGCGACGGCATCGCCACCGCGCTCGAAGCGCTGGACGACCGCAGCCGCCGCATCGTGGAAGAACGCTGGCTCAAGGTCAACGACGACGGTTCGGGCGGCATGACGCTGCACGACCTGGCGGCGGTGTACGGCGTGAGCGCCGAGCGCATTCGCCAGATCGAAGTCGCCGCCATGAAGAAGATGAAGAAGGCGCTGGCCGACTACGCCTGA
- the pxpB gene encoding 5-oxoprolinase subunit PxpB, with translation MSGRFPLPRLHPLGDAALLCELAPPATLAQQQQVWALAAAVRQWPGVGEVLPGMNNLTLTFDPVAIDVDALMARVNEAWPRLSATAIEGRMVEIPVAYGGEHGPDLADVAAHTGLTPAEVVRRHSAGEYVVYLLGFLPGFAFMGGLPPELATPRRAEPRTAVPARSVGIGGEQTGIYPLVSPGGWQLIGRTSLELFDPTAEPPTLLRPGDRVRFVVESVET, from the coding sequence ATGAGCGGTCGATTTCCGCTGCCGCGCCTGCATCCGCTGGGCGATGCGGCCTTGCTTTGCGAACTGGCGCCGCCGGCCACCTTGGCGCAACAGCAGCAGGTCTGGGCGCTGGCTGCCGCGGTTCGGCAGTGGCCCGGCGTGGGCGAGGTGCTGCCCGGCATGAACAATCTCACGCTGACTTTCGACCCCGTCGCGATCGATGTCGATGCGCTGATGGCGCGCGTCAACGAGGCTTGGCCCCGGCTGTCGGCTACCGCGATCGAAGGCCGCATGGTGGAAATTCCGGTGGCCTATGGCGGCGAGCACGGCCCGGACCTTGCCGATGTTGCGGCCCACACCGGGCTCACGCCCGCCGAAGTGGTGCGGCGCCACAGTGCCGGCGAGTACGTGGTCTACCTGCTCGGCTTTCTGCCGGGCTTCGCCTTCATGGGCGGGCTGCCGCCCGAGCTCGCCACGCCGCGCCGGGCCGAACCGCGCACCGCGGTGCCCGCGCGGTCGGTCGGCATCGGCGGCGAGCAGACCGGCATCTATCCGCTGGTGTCGCCGGGCGGTTGGCAGCTGATCGGCCGCACGTCGCTGGAGCTTTTCGACCCGACGGCCGAACCGCCGACCTTGCTGCGTCCGGGCGACCGGGTGCGTTTTGTCGTCGAAAGCGTAGAGACATGA